Proteins from a genomic interval of Sugiyamaella lignohabitans strain CBS 10342 chromosome C, complete sequence:
- the RPL24B gene encoding ribosomal 60S subunit protein L24B (Ribosomal 60S subunit protein L24B; not essential for translation but may be required for normal translation rate; homologous to mammalian ribosomal protein L24, no bacterial homolog; RPL24B has a paralog, RPL24A, that arose from the whole genome duplication; GO_component: GO:0005737 - cytoplasm [Evidence IEA,IEA]; GO_component: GO:0022625 - cytosolic large ribosomal subunit [Evidence IDA] [PMID 11983894]; GO_component: GO:0030529 - ribonucleoprotein complex [Evidence IEA]; GO_component: GO:0005840 - ribosome [Evidence IEA]; GO_function: GO:0003723 - RNA binding [Evidence IDA] [PMID 6337137]; GO_function: GO:0003735 - structural constituent of ribosome [Evidence IC] [PMID 11983894]; GO_process: GO:0002181 - cytoplasmic translation [Evidence IC] [PMID 11983894]), which produces MPPTHTPRLHAPSPLYNTNNYQGKLFVRGDSKVFRFATSKSESLFKQRKNPRRISWTVLYRRHHKKGISEEVSKKRTRRTVKHQRAIVGASLDVIKEKRSIRPEVRQAARSQAIKNAKDKKKEAESKKKADKKSGKPQGKVVSKQQAKGAPSKVQATSR; this is translated from the coding sequence ATGCCTCCTACACACACACCCAGATTACACGCACCTTCACCACTATACAATACTAACAATTACCAGGGTAAGCTCTTTGTCCGTGGTGACTCCAAGGTCTTCAGATTCGCTACCTCCAAGAGTGAATCTCTCTTCAAGCAAAGAAAGAACCCCAGAAGAATCTCCTGGACCGTTCTCTACAGAAGACACCACAAGAAGGGTATCTCTGAGGAGGTTTCCAAGAAGAGAACCCGTCGTACCGTCAAGCACCAACGTGCTATTGTCGGTGCTTCCCTCGATgttatcaaggagaagagaTCCATCAGACCTGAGGTCCGTCAAGCTGCTAGATCTCAAGCTATCAAGAACGCTAaggacaagaagaaggaggcTGAGTCTAAGAAGAAGGCCGACAAGAAGAGCGGTAAGCCCCAAGGAAAGGTCGTCTCTAAGCAACAAGCCAAGGGTGCCCCATCCAAGGTCCAAGCCACTTCTCGTTAA
- the STU2 gene encoding Stu2p (Microtubule-associated protein (MAP) of the XMAP215/Dis1 family; regulates microtubule dynamics during spindle orientation and metaphase chromosome alignment; interacts with spindle pole body component Spc72p; GO_component: GO:0005938 - cell cortex [Evidence IDA] [PMID 11511347]; GO_component: GO:0000778 - condensed nuclear chromosome kinetochore [Evidence IDA] [PMID 11511347]; GO_component: GO:0005737 - cytoplasm [Evidence IEA]; GO_component: GO:0005856 - cytoskeleton [Evidence IEA]; GO_component: GO:0000776 - kinetochore [Evidence IDA] [PMID 11553724]; GO_component: GO:0005874 - microtubule [Evidence IEA]; GO_component: GO:0005819 - spindle [Evidence IEA]; GO_component: GO:0005876 - spindle microtubule [Evidence IDA] [PMID 11511347]; GO_component: GO:0005816 - spindle pole body [Evidence IEA]; GO_component: GO:0005816 - spindle pole body [Evidence IDA] [PMID 9606209]; GO_function: GO:0008017 - microtubule binding [Evidence IMP] [PMID 11553724]; GO_function: GO:0005200 - structural constituent of cytoskeleton [Evidence IPI] [PMID 9606209]; GO_process: GO:0007020 - microtubule nucleation [Evidence IPI] [PMID 9153752]; GO_process: GO:0030472 - mitotic spindle organization in nucleus [Evidence IGI] [PMID 11756468]), with protein MADEEDYSSLPLTERAVHKVWKVRLAAYEETKKQFASSGSESDACFRPFLDNPAVYKKIVTDSNVVAQEAGISSLASFLEFGGSNACLRTRATTVAPLVEKGLSSSRAGTRQSATDVLLWYIELDTPDPVIEELTPFLTHRMPKLVAAVVAALTAIFKNFGAKTVSPKPLMKDIPKLFAHADKNVRAEATNLVVELYKWLGKGVSALILPELKPVQQKELEELFSKFDASGETVQQIRFIKSQKEAMERQQANGISNSAGNGATDGLDSMEDDSVDPLDLVDAVSILPKVSPNLAEQMGSTKWKDRKEALEELLPVLQSSPKIENDDFTDMVRLLAKCIQKDANIQVVALAANCVETLAKGLRQNFARYESTVLGPLLERTKEKKVSVAEALGAALDAVYKSTSLSSVLDTTLEHLKHKTPQIKIESAKFLVRCLKTTPVSPNTSEVKSMVESSIKLLSDTQEPVRTGGAEVLGVLMKITGERAMNASLDGVDDIKKAKIKEFFESAVVIAKPAQAAPAPAPAPARAAPGQAANRHPGHPGHPGANNPAKPAARSIQGMRSTPAKPPPAARRRLVSPVKAPELTSQPAASSLSSANSAPFDDQPSIPPPSSVPRPGGLTNRVLQSRQPASRPLASSASNASAIPDARLVELDQLRSERAEWIREREQMKWKAQEDQAEKNRLMQELSEAQRKVAEHIEKQTNETLKTKSLETQLTRLHSDLETYRVRNNKLEAELERVKSLLMRQQQHMAQPSPQYANTDQTAAPTPGSSSMLRSLSTGKSAGASTHRRGTSSSPKSPAMTLQFGLDTRSSSTSSTNSTSSIRTHNAANSALRRSVDFSNLGLSSMPDDEYYKTLSSSFQRQLNTGPDKENSLSMSGYRPLHRPPPAATAMSEDSEMTEAPPSPSRIPVSSASAAATSTTTGPENWRRAAEVTSELRARIEAMRRARAVV; from the coding sequence AtggcagatgaagaggactACTCGTCCCTGCCGTTGACAGAGAGAGCTGTCCACAAAGTGTGGAAAGTTCGACTGGCTGCGTATGAAGAGACTAAGAAACAGTTTGCCAGCTCCGGTTCAGAGTCAGATGCCTGTTTCAGACCTTTTCTGGATAACCCGGCGGTTTATAAAAAGATTGTTACAGATTCCAATGTCGTGGCACAGGAGGCTGGTATCAGTTCGCTGGCTTCTTTCCTAGAGTTCGGTGGCTCAAACGCCTGTTTGCGTACTCGAGCTACTACAGTTGCACCTCTGGTGGAGAAGGGTTTATCATCCAGTCGTGCTGGTACCCGTCAATCAGCTACTGATGTGTTATTGTGGTATATCGAGCTGGATACCCCAGATCCTGTTATTGAGGAACTGACTCCGTTTTTAACTCATCGAATGCCGAAATTGGTAGCAGCGGTGGTGGCAGCATTGACtgctattttcaagaaCTTCGGCGCCAAGACTGTGTCTCCAAAGCCTTTAATGAAAGATATTCCTAAACTATTCGCACATGCTGACAAGAATGTGAGAGCAGAAGCTACTAATTTAGTCGTTGAGCTGTATAAATGGCTTGGCAAAGGTGTATCTGCACTTATACTTCCTGAGCTTAAACCAGTCCAGCAAAAGGAGCTAGAAGAACTGTTCAGTAAATTCGATGCCAGTGGTGAGACTGTACAGCAAATTCGATTTATCAAGTCACAGAAAGAAGCGATGGAAAGACAACAAGCTAATGGCATCTCGAATTCTGCTGGCAATGGAGCTACTGATGGGTTAGATAGTATGGAAGACGATAGTGTAGATCCACTTGATCTTGTAGATGCAGTCAGTATCCTGCCGAAAGTATCACCCAACTTGGCTGAACAAATGGGGTCGACAAAGTGGAAGGACCGTAAAGAGGCGCTTGAAGAACTACTTCCTGTACTTCAGAGCTCTCCGAAGattgaaaatgatgatttCACTGACATGGTGCGATTACTAGCAAAATGTATTCAGAAAGATGCCAATATCCAGGTTGTTGCACTGGCTGCAAACTGTGTTGAGACACTAGCTAAGGGTCTTCGACAAAATTTCGCCCGATATGAGTCGACAGTTTTAGGCCCTCTTTTGGAGAGAAccaaagagaagaaagttTCCGTGGCCGAGGCTCTTGGTGCAGCTCTTGATGCTGTTTATAAATCCACATCACTTTCATCTGTCCTTGATACGACCCTTGAACATCTCAAGCATAAAACACCACAAATCAAGATCGAATCTGCCAAATTTTTAGTGCGGTGTCTGAAAACCACGCCAGTTTCTCCTAATACATCAGAAGTTAAGTCTATGGTTGAATCAAGCATTAAATTATTGAGTGATACACAGGAACCTGTGCGAACAGGAGGTGCTGAGGTTCTTGGTGTGCTAATGAAGATCACTGGCGAGCGTGCTATGAATGCATCACTTGATGGAGTCgatgatatcaagaaaGCCAAAATTAAGGAGTTTTTTGAGTCTGCCGTGGTTATCGCTAAACCAGCCCAAGctgctccagcaccagcaccagctcctgCACGAGCAGCACCTGGTCAGGCAGCTAATAGACATCCAGGACACCCAGGACACCCTGGAGCTAACAACCCAGCtaaaccagcagctcgaTCTATTCAAGGCATGAGAAGTACTCCAGCAaaaccacctccagcagctaGAAGAAGACTGGTGAGTCCTGTCAAGGCACCAGAACTAACTTCCCAACCTGCTGCCTCATCACTATCATCAGCCAATTCAGCTCCTTTTGACGACCAACCATCAattccacctccatcaagTGTACCTCGACCAGGCGGTCTGACCAACCGGGTGCTCCAATCTCGACAACCAGCATCTAGACCACTTGCCAGTTCAGCATCAAATGCATCGGCCATTCCAGACGCTAGATTAGTCGAACTAGACCAGTTACGAAGTGAACGAGCTGAGTGGATTCGAGAACGTGAGCAGATGAAATGGAAAGCACAAGAAGATCAAGCCGAGAAAAACAGGTTAATGCAAGAATTATCGGAAGCTCAACGAAAAGTTGCTGAACATATCGAGAAACAAACCAATGAAACATTAAAGACCAAAAGTCTAGAAACACAACTGACGCGATTACATTCTGATCTCGAGACATACCGTGTTCGCAACAATAAATTAGAAGCTGAATTAGAGCGAGTCAAGTCGCTGCTAATGcgccagcaacagcatATGGCCCAACCGAGTCCACAATATGCCAATACCGAccaaacagcagcacctaCTCCCGGATCTAGCAGCATGCTGCGAAGTTTAAGCACTGGCAAATCCGCAGGAGCATCGACACACCGTCGTGGAACCTCGTCTTCACCTAAATCACCAGCTATGACATTGCAATTTGGCCTCGATACAAGATCCTCATCGACATCGTCTACAAACTCCACATCGTCGATTCGTACCCACAACGCAGCCAATAGCGCGCTGAGGCGGTCTGTGGACTTTAGCAACCTCGGTCTTTCATCAATGCCAGATGACGAGTACTACAAAACATTGTCGTCATCGTTCCAGCGACAATTGAATACCGGTCCCGACAAAGAAAACAGTCTTTCCATGTCCGGCTACCGACCACTTCAccgaccaccaccagcagctacTGCCATGTCTGAAGACAGCGAAATGACCGAAGCACCACCATCGCCGTCACGAATCCCGGTCTCTTCAGCATCCGCTGCAGCCACCTCGACCACCACGGGCCCCGAAAACTGGCGCCGAGCCGCCGAGGTCACCTCGGAACTGCGAGCTAGAATCGAGGCCATGCGACGCGCTCGTGCTGTCGTATAG
- the CIR1 gene encoding Cir1p (Mitochondrial protein that interacts with frataxin (Yfh1p); putative ortholog of mammalian electron transfer flavoprotein complex subunit ETF-beta; may have a role in oxidative stress response; GO_component: GO:0005759 - mitochondrial matrix [Evidence IEA]; GO_component: GO:0005739 - mitochondrion [Evidence IEA]; GO_component: GO:0005739 - mitochondrion [Evidence IDA] [PMID 14562095]; GO_component: GO:0005739 - mitochondrion [Evidence IDA] [PMID 14576278]; GO_component: GO:0005739 - mitochondrion [Evidence IDA] [PMID 16823961]; GO_function: GO:0009055 - electron carrier activity [Evidence IEA]; GO_function: GO:0003674 - molecular_function [Evidence ND]; GO_process: GO:0008150 - biological_process [Evidence ND]; GO_process: GO:0055114 - oxidation-reduction process [Evidence IEA]), translated as MSSKLRILVPVKRVIDSAIRPRVNKAQTGVETQGVKFSINPFCDIALEEAIRIREGSKSLVEKIHAVSAGSIKSQETLRTALAKGADESTLIDVGDKDLEPLSVAKLLAKVVEAQDSNLVILGKQAIDNDSNQTGQLLAGLLNWPQATNASKVEVEESSGSVTVTREVDGGSETVKAKLPLVITTDLRLNEPRYASLPNIMKAKKKPLKVVKPDDLGVDVSSRLEILKVTEPPVRQAGIIVGSTDELIERLKSAGAV; from the coding sequence ATGTCGTCAAAATTGAGAATCCTGGTTCCTGTTAAGAGAGTCATTGACTCTGCTATTAGACCCCGTGTAAATAAAGCGCAGACTGGCGTCGAGACTCAAGGTGTCAAGTTCAGCATAAACCCATTCTGCGACATTGCTCTTGAAGAGGCCATTCGTATTCGTGAAGGATCGAAAAGTTTAGTAGAAAAGATCCATGCAGTTTCTGCTGGATCAATCAAGTCTCAAGAGACTCTTAGAACTGCTCTTGCCAAAGGTGCTGATGAGTCGACCCTGATTGATGTCGGTGACAAGGACTTAGAACCTCTGTCAGTTGCCAAATTACTAGCCAAGGTCGTTGAGGCCCAAGACTCGAATCTTGTTATTCTCGGTAAACAAGCTATTGACAACGATTCTAATCAAACCGGCCAATTGCTTGCTGGATTACTCAACTGGCCCCAAGCTACCAATGCTTCTAAAGTGGAGGTTGAAGAGTCGTCTGGATCAGTCACTGTCACCCGTGAAGTTGACGGCGGTTCCGAAACAGTCAAAGCCAAGCTTCCTCTTGTTATTACGACCGACCTTCGTCTCAACGAGCCCCGTTACGCATCTCTGCCCAACATCATGAAGGCCAAAAAGAAGCCTCTCAAGGTAGTCAAGCCCGACGACCTCGGAGTCGACGTGTCGAGCCGTCTCGAGATCCTCAAGGTCACCGAGCCACCTGTCCGCCAAGCCGGTATCATAGTCGGCTCAACCGACGAGCTCATTGAGCGTCTAAAATCAGCAGGTGCTGtctaa
- the TDA10 gene encoding Tda10p (ATP-binding hypothetical protein; crystal structure resembles that of E.coli pantothenate kinase and other small kinases; null mutant is sensitive to expression of the top1-T722A allele; GO_component: GO:0005737 - cytoplasm [Evidence IEA,IEA]; GO_component: GO:0005737 - cytoplasm [Evidence IDA] [PMID 11914276]; GO_component: GO:0005737 - cytoplasm [Evidence IDA] [PMID 14562095]; GO_component: GO:0005634 - nucleus [Evidence IEA,IEA]; GO_component: GO:0005634 - nucleus [Evidence IDA] [PMID 14562095]; GO_function: GO:0005524 - ATP binding [Evidence IEA]; GO_function: GO:0005524 - ATP binding [Evidence IDA] [PMID 14997573]; GO_function: GO:0016301 - kinase activity [Evidence IEA]; GO_function: GO:0000166 - nucleotide binding [Evidence IEA]; GO_function: GO:0016740 - transferase activity [Evidence IEA]; GO_process: GO:0008150 - biological_process [Evidence ND]; GO_process: GO:0016310 - phosphorylation [Evidence IEA]) — MAIRPASTDPIAKYILGLYHKAFIEQENAQVRKLPLVIGISGPQGSGKSTVVAAVAKVLRSKNLNVVDFSLDDVYLTHQDQVALSNANPDNKLVSHRGLPGTHDVKLCLNVFDDLLQQKPTNTPRYDKSAFQGQGDRSTNTFPVKPYYDIVLFEGWCVGFRQLPESVVEQIWKASTGPLSHHSLDHVKFVNRALAQYDQIWSKFHALIQIEALDLNYIYEWRTQQEHDLIQKKGSGMTDAQVRQFVDGYMPAYELYLRTLQQTRSLAITLNRDRKVVNLQEPNKL; from the coding sequence ATGGCAATAAGACCCGCGAGCACCGACCCTATTGCTAAATATATTCTGGGGCTATATCATAAAGCATTTATTGAGCAGGAAAATGCTCAAGTTAGGAAACTTCCTCTGGTAATTGGTATTAGTGGACCACAAGGATCAGGCAAGTCAACTGTGGTAGCTGCTGTAGCCAAGGTTCTAAGGAGTAAAAACCTAAATGTAGTGGACTTTTCATTAGATGATGTTTATTTGACTCATCAAGACCAGGTCGCCTTATCCAATGCTAATCCTGACAACAAACTAGTCAGTCATCGTGGACTGCCGGGAACTCACGATGTCAAACTGTGTTTAAATGTATTTGATGACTTGTTACAACAGAAACCAACCAATACTCCTAGATACGACAAATCGGCATTCCAGGGCCAAGGAGATCGATCTACTAATACATTTCCCGTCAAACCATACTACGACATAGTTCTCTTCGAGGGATGGTGTGTTGGATTCCGCCAATTACCAGAATCAGTGGTGGAACAGATCTGGAAGGCTTCAACGGGCCCACTGTCACACCACAGTTTGGACCATGTCAAATTCGTCAACCGAGCATTAGCACAATATGACCAAATCTGGTCGAAATTCCATGCATTAATTCAAATTGAGGCTCTGGATCTCAACTACATCTACGAATGGCGAACCCAGCAAGAGCACGACCTGATCCAGAAAAAGGGCTCGGGAATGACCGACGCTCAAGTCAGGCAGTTTGTCGACGGATACATGCCCGCGTACGAACTATACCTTCGTACCCTTCAACAGACCCGGTCCTTGGCTATCACTCTCAACAGGGACAGAAAAGTCGTAAACCTACAGGAACCGAACAAACTATAA
- the AVT2 gene encoding Avt2p (Putative transporter; member of a family of seven S. cerevisiae genes (AVT1-7) related to vesicular GABA-glycine transporters; GO_component: GO:0005783 - endoplasmic reticulum [Evidence IDA] [PMID 11274162]; GO_component: GO:0016021 - integral component of membrane [Evidence IEA]; GO_component: GO:0016021 - integral component of membrane [Evidence ISM] [PMID 12192589]; GO_component: GO:0016020 - membrane [Evidence IEA]; GO_component: GO:0005774 - vacuolar membrane [Evidence IEA]; GO_component: GO:0005773 - vacuole [Evidence IEA]; GO_function: GO:0005215 - transporter activity [Evidence ISS] [PMID 11274162]; GO_process: GO:0006865 - amino acid transport [Evidence IEA]; GO_process: GO:0006810 - transport [Evidence IEA]; GO_process: GO:0006810 - transport [Evidence ISS] [PMID 11274162]) translates to MYKPVDTSGLDGSNEGGRSLLGQIRSAVGIGSSTESNISNGNGLRNPFAEGEENPFILDEEEEGENEPTGRQSNDQDVPKHSRHGSSLSNTHSQSFDINDEDALLDDYENEGNDNTGSLGHNEFLLSLANQTDKSNLKMAFMNMANSIIGAGIIGQPYAVRQAGLLAGIFLLLSLTVVIDWTIRLMVTNAKMSGTDTFQATVKHCFGKPGLIAISLAQCLFAFGGSMAFCVIIGDTIPHVISALFPSLKTIPVISTLTSRNGIIILFTMCISTPLALNRNISHLAKASGLALISMLIIVLTVLIRGPQIGGGPDAHFTPATLTINWGIFQAVSVISFAFVCHHNSLIIYDSLKTPTMDRFARVTHWSTGVSMVACMAMGLAGFLVFKDNTKGNVLNNFPPNDTMANVARFCFGLNMLTTLPLEIFVCREVIWIYFFPDGPIATTKQHAILTLTLIVSAMTVSLFTCNLGAILELVGASSACTMAYILPPMCYLKLSRKRLIHKLSSYACIGFGVVVMILSSAQTIAKLFNDSEENHCTV, encoded by the coding sequence ATGTACAAACCAGTAGATACGAGTGGATTAGATGGGTCCAATGAAGGGGGCCGGTCTTTATTAGGTCAGATTAGGTCTGCAGTCGGTATTGGGAGCAGCACGGAAAGTAATATATCTAATGGGAATGGACTTCGGAATCCATTTGCTGAGGGAGAAGAGAATCCTTTTATCCttgacgaggaagaagaaggcgaAAATGAACCCACTGGACGGCAAAGTAATGACCAAGACGTACCAAAACATTCCAGACATGGATCCAGCTTATCAAATACACATAGTCAATCGTTTGACATAAACGATGAAGACGCTCTATTAGACGATTATGAGAACGAAGGAAATGACAATACAGGCTCTTTGGGTCATAACGAGTTTCTGCTATCACTTGCAAATCAGACTGATAAAAGTAATCTCAAAATGGCATTTATGAATATGGCCAATAGTAtcattggtgctggtatcaTTGGTCAACCTTACGCAGTTAGACAAGCCGGTCTGCTAGCAGGaatatttcttttattGTCACTGACAGTTGTTATCGACTGGACAATTCGACTCATGGTTACAAATGCCAAAATGAGTGGTACCGATACATTCCAAGCAACAGTAAAACACTGTTTCGGCAAACCGGGTCTAATAGCTATATCATTAGCACAATGTCTATTTGCATTTGGTGGATCCATGGCATTTTGCGTCATTATTGGAGATACCATCCCACATGTTATCAGTGCTCTGTTCCCATCTCTCAAAACAATACCAGTCATTAGCACACTAACGAGTAGAAATGGAATAATAATTCTATTCACAATGTGCATTTCTACGCCATTAGCATTAAACCGCAATATAAGTCATCTGGCAAAGGCCTCTGGATTGGCTTTAATTAGCATGTTGATTATCGTACTCACAGTACTTATAAGAGGCCCTCAAATTGGCGGTGGTCCGGACGCTCATTTCACACCGGCTACATTGACTATCAACTGGGGAATTTTCCAGGCTGTCAGTGTCATTTCATTTGCATTCGTATGTCATCACAACTCGCTGATTATCTATGATTCTTTGAAAACTCCCACTATGGATAGATTTGCTAGAGTTACTCATTGGAGTACTGGTGTGTCGATGGTGGCCTGTATGGCCATGGGATTAGCAGGATTCCTGGTTTTTAAAGATAATACTAAGGGTAATGTGTTAAACAACTTCCCTCCCAACGATACTATGGCTAATGTGGCCCGGTTCTGTTTTGGGTTAAACATGCTTACAACTCTGCCGTTGGAGATTTTTGTGTGCAGAGAAGTTATTTGGATCTATTTCTTTCCCGATGGACCAATTGCAACTACCAAACAGCATGCCATTCTCACACTGACACTGATTGTTTCAGCCATGACTGTATCCCTTTTTACATGTAATCTGGGTGCCATTTTGGAGTTAGTAGGAGCGTCGTCAGCTTGTACTATGGCATATATTCTACCTCCAATGTGCTATTTAAAGTTGTCCCGTAAGAGGCTCATACACAAGTTGTCCTCATACGCATGCATTGGGTTCGGTGTGGTGGTCATGATTTTATCAAGTGCACAAACAATAGCAAAACTTTTTAATGATTCGGAAGAAAACCACTGTACAGTATAA
- a CDS encoding formin (bud-site selection/polarity protein), putative, producing the protein MTGIVLRDGNRALITCGMVSPIMTQNAMDPPNANRHCANDIAIRPGLPKQCFTVAWNVSVPLILAFVTMSRIVQSITTVSDNKRNIPASRPACLTA; encoded by the coding sequence ATGACTGGTATTGTTTTGAGAGATGGGAACAGAGCACTGATAACATGTGGGATGGTATCTCCAATAATGACGCAAAATGCCATGGATCCACCAAATGCAAATAGACATTGTGCTAATGATATAGCTATTAGACCCGGTTTGCCGAAACAGTGTTTTACTGTTGCTTGGAATGTATCGGTACCACTCATTTTGGCATTTGTAACCATGAGTCGAATTGTCCAGTCGATAACAACTGTCAGTGACaataaaagaaatattCCTGCTAGCAGACCGGCTTGTCTAACTGCGTAA